The following are encoded in a window of Solidesulfovibrio magneticus RS-1 genomic DNA:
- a CDS encoding Crp/Fnr family transcriptional regulator, producing the protein MQRIEPADAGALLGLMRKLPLWADFADEDLDLLLRVGAVRLARYASGEAIVEEGNYEKTFFVLLRGQVAVVRAGKHVADLDAAGTIFGEMSFVLGKGRTATVTAQTPCDCLVVDMGYVDFLQSPEREDFLIRIFRRLAEVVRQRLGSANARKAVILTAIRERREALAAHIAVERAALAGLRQELAGLDTADDEEVLRQLLDRRF; encoded by the coding sequence GTGCAGCGTATTGAGCCGGCCGACGCCGGGGCGCTTTTGGGACTGATGCGCAAACTGCCCCTGTGGGCGGATTTCGCGGACGAGGACCTCGATCTGCTGCTGCGGGTCGGGGCGGTACGGCTGGCCCGCTACGCTTCGGGCGAGGCCATTGTCGAGGAAGGCAATTACGAAAAGACGTTTTTCGTGCTGCTGCGCGGCCAGGTGGCCGTGGTCCGGGCCGGAAAACACGTCGCCGACCTGGACGCGGCCGGCACGATCTTCGGCGAAATGAGCTTTGTCCTGGGCAAGGGCCGCACGGCCACGGTGACGGCGCAAACGCCCTGCGACTGTCTGGTGGTGGACATGGGCTATGTGGATTTCCTGCAAAGCCCCGAGCGCGAGGATTTCCTCATCCGCATCTTCCGCCGCCTGGCCGAGGTGGTCCGGCAGCGGCTGGGCTCGGCCAACGCCCGCAAGGCGGTCATATTGACCGCCATCCGGGAGCGGCGCGAAGCCCTGGCCGCCCACATCGCCGTGGAGCGGGCGGCTCTGGCCGGGCTCAGGCAGGAACTGGCCGGCCTGGACACGGCTGACGACGAGGAAGTGCTGCGCCAGCTGCTTGACCGGCGGTTCTAG
- a CDS encoding sulfite exporter TauE/SafE family protein, translated as MKNWKWTLPVGLMAIVAIALWFEPAFADKLSDAIAKAPQGTEPGQIDPSKPAGFLGIPGSPVVNPILAFCWAVWVGWIFSTVGAFGGVMAGVGHMSVFGFGTYAGSFKKTAPDLGKIVTDSIKASNQFLVGLSAAISSFNYLKMKRLVVPLAVTLGLGSLLGAWLAQELSAGKLDFKSYQGYFGLFVLLLGGWLLYETTPAGQAKKQTAKKAAKAFEDAAKKQASGESVDPTKIGLHINHFSISKCAFTFYGVPFQFNPLIPFLGGIVISAVAAFLGVGGGFLLVPFLTSVTQLPMYLAAGTSALAVLVSMVTSIITLLMKGTPIEWHFIGLEMLGIAVGSFVGPMTSKYFSDVWLKRLFIVLSLYVGIGYLLAGFFNYKIPGV; from the coding sequence GTGAAAAACTGGAAATGGACCCTGCCTGTGGGGCTTATGGCCATCGTGGCCATCGCCCTGTGGTTCGAGCCGGCTTTTGCCGACAAACTCTCCGACGCCATCGCCAAGGCTCCCCAGGGAACCGAACCCGGCCAGATCGATCCGTCCAAGCCGGCCGGCTTCCTCGGCATTCCCGGCTCCCCGGTGGTCAACCCCATCCTGGCCTTCTGTTGGGCCGTGTGGGTCGGCTGGATCTTCTCCACCGTGGGCGCGTTCGGCGGCGTCATGGCCGGCGTGGGCCACATGAGCGTCTTCGGCTTCGGCACCTATGCCGGCAGCTTCAAGAAGACCGCGCCGGACCTCGGCAAGATCGTCACCGACTCCATCAAGGCCTCCAACCAGTTCCTGGTCGGTCTCTCCGCCGCCATCAGCTCGTTTAACTACCTCAAGATGAAACGTCTGGTCGTGCCCCTGGCCGTCACCCTGGGCCTGGGTTCGCTGCTCGGCGCCTGGCTGGCCCAGGAACTCTCGGCCGGCAAGCTCGATTTCAAGTCCTACCAGGGCTACTTTGGCCTCTTTGTCCTGCTGCTGGGCGGCTGGCTCCTCTACGAAACCACCCCGGCCGGCCAGGCCAAGAAGCAGACCGCCAAAAAGGCCGCCAAGGCCTTTGAGGACGCAGCCAAAAAGCAGGCCTCGGGCGAATCCGTCGATCCCACCAAGATCGGCCTGCACATCAACCATTTCTCCATCTCCAAGTGCGCCTTTACCTTCTACGGCGTGCCCTTCCAGTTCAATCCGCTGATCCCGTTCCTGGGCGGCATCGTCATCTCGGCCGTGGCCGCCTTCCTCGGCGTCGGCGGCGGCTTCCTGCTGGTGCCCTTCCTCACCAGCGTCACCCAGCTGCCCATGTACCTGGCCGCCGGCACCTCGGCCCTGGCCGTTCTGGTCAGCATGGTCACGAGCATCATCACCCTGCTCATGAAGGGCACCCCCATCGAGTGGCACTTCATCGGCCTGGAAATGCTCGGCATCGCCGTGGGTTCCTTCGTCGGCCCCATGACCTCCAAGTACTTCTCCGATGTCTGGCTCAAGCGCCTGTTCATCGTGCTGTCCCTCTACGTCGGCATCGGCTACCTGCTGGCCGGCTTCTTCAACTACAAGATTCCCGGCGTGTAG
- a CDS encoding phosphate/phosphite/phosphonate ABC transporter substrate-binding protein has protein sequence MRRRDVLLAGLCLPFLAACGRDEDAVRVDLSRREEPVLRQLPRAVTYAYLPQYAHTVSYERHRLLLDYIGRATGIPLRQVFPDTFEEHVRMVERGEIDISFSNPFAYIRMAASGARAFARIIEPSGKPDFKSQIICRRDNKELKTLADCRGKRWMAVDPSSAGGYIYALGEFFDNGIRRSDFAEITFAPGPGGKQEKVVLAVFAGACDIGSVRDGTLEILRGRIDLGQIRVLAESKSYPGWVYCARAGFSPEIIEKIARAMFALRYDRPDDAAILSAAGMRGIIPAVDADYESVRRLAEKLGLDALPGGEE, from the coding sequence ATGCGGCGACGCGACGTTTTGCTGGCGGGACTTTGCCTGCCGTTTCTCGCCGCCTGCGGCCGGGACGAGGACGCCGTGCGCGTGGATCTTTCCCGCCGTGAGGAACCCGTGTTGCGCCAGCTCCCCCGGGCCGTCACCTACGCCTACCTCCCGCAGTACGCCCACACCGTCTCCTACGAACGCCACCGCCTGCTCCTCGACTACATCGGCCGGGCCACCGGCATCCCCCTGCGCCAGGTCTTCCCCGACACCTTCGAGGAACATGTGCGCATGGTCGAGCGCGGCGAAATCGATATTTCTTTCTCCAACCCCTTCGCCTACATCCGCATGGCGGCCAGCGGCGCACGGGCCTTTGCCCGCATCATCGAACCCTCGGGCAAACCCGACTTCAAAAGCCAGATCATCTGCCGCCGCGACAACAAGGAACTCAAGACCCTGGCCGACTGCCGGGGCAAGCGCTGGATGGCCGTGGACCCGTCCTCGGCCGGCGGCTACATCTACGCCCTGGGGGAATTTTTCGACAACGGCATCCGCCGCTCGGATTTCGCCGAGATCACTTTTGCCCCGGGGCCGGGCGGCAAACAGGAAAAAGTCGTGCTGGCCGTGTTCGCCGGGGCCTGCGACATCGGCTCGGTGCGCGACGGCACCCTGGAGATCCTGCGCGGCCGCATCGATCTGGGCCAGATCCGCGTCCTGGCCGAAAGCAAATCCTATCCCGGCTGGGTCTACTGCGCCCGGGCCGGCTTTTCGCCCGAGATCATCGAGAAAATCGCCCGGGCCATGTTCGCCCTGCGCTACGACCGCCCCGACGACGCCGCCATCCTGTCCGCCGCCGGCATGCGCGGCATCATTCCCGCCGTGGACGCCGACTACGAATCCGTACGCCGGCTGGCTGAAAAACTCGGCCTCGACGCCCTGCCCGGAGGCGAGGAATGA
- a CDS encoding PAS domain-containing protein produces MIPRLSALSFRTKINCGIVLIVGLIAIPLAYLTWRAAAESLQTETRKRGLVLSENLAMRVSDAMLSMDLLRMKNMVDELKKVDDISYAFILDRQGSVLVHTFSGGFPVELAEVNAPDGPKPHIRLLDTGRELIDDFAAPVTIVGTPFGTARIGLSRTKAEAAADRLALMIVFYSAAAMVAALAPSTLFARRVTERINRLKRHAEEVVKGNLDHRAGPVTAKACSDTLSCDNTRCPAHGDRASRCWLTASPDQRGEGPESCRDCPVYREQKGDEIQDLAETFDVMAVSLKSHLDELRRAERVLSRQERLLRTILDATPDLVCLVDENARYLAVNRAFANFLGLTSEEIVGASDRDVFPEDEGQAMHEENSRVLAAGRPSDREVRLRRGGSPVWFHVVRVPVVDASGRVIGLLRTARDVTQLKQFQEQLIQSQKMESLGKLAGGVAHEINTPLGVILGYSQLLQEDVPGGSQIQADLQTIEKQAKVCRKIVADLLGFSRQAESAKIEMCFNNSLMEAITLVRHALSLEKVVIATDLDERMPIIYGDPEKLKQVWINLLSNASDALEGRGGTLLVRSRLFAHEQKVTAWFADDGPGISPDNLGRVFDPFFTTKPVGQGTGLGLSVSFGIIKDHGGSIRVETPAPEGFFDALDDPGHDRPGTVFVIDLPLDHEETIGGGHPANATEA; encoded by the coding sequence ATGATCCCGCGCCTTTCGGCCCTCAGCTTTCGCACGAAAATCAACTGCGGCATCGTGCTCATCGTCGGGCTCATCGCCATTCCCCTGGCCTACCTCACCTGGCGGGCCGCCGCCGAATCCCTGCAAACCGAAACCCGCAAGCGCGGGTTGGTCCTGTCGGAAAACCTGGCCATGCGGGTCTCCGACGCCATGCTCTCCATGGACCTTTTGCGCATGAAGAACATGGTCGACGAGCTCAAAAAGGTCGACGACATCAGCTACGCCTTCATCCTCGACCGCCAGGGCAGCGTCCTGGTCCACACCTTCAGCGGCGGTTTTCCCGTGGAACTGGCCGAGGTCAACGCCCCGGACGGCCCCAAGCCCCACATCCGGCTCCTGGACACCGGCCGGGAACTGATCGACGACTTCGCCGCCCCCGTGACCATCGTCGGCACGCCCTTCGGCACGGCCCGCATCGGGCTGTCGCGCACCAAGGCCGAGGCCGCCGCCGACCGGCTGGCGCTCATGATCGTTTTTTATTCCGCCGCCGCCATGGTGGCCGCCCTGGCTCCGTCCACGCTGTTCGCCCGGCGCGTCACCGAGCGCATCAACCGTCTCAAGCGCCACGCCGAGGAGGTGGTCAAGGGCAACCTCGACCACCGGGCCGGCCCGGTGACCGCCAAAGCCTGTTCCGACACCCTGTCCTGCGACAACACCCGCTGCCCGGCCCACGGCGACCGGGCCAGCCGCTGCTGGCTCACCGCCTCCCCGGATCAGCGCGGCGAGGGTCCGGAGTCCTGCCGGGACTGCCCGGTCTACCGCGAACAAAAAGGCGACGAGATCCAGGACCTGGCCGAGACCTTCGACGTCATGGCCGTGTCGCTCAAATCCCACCTCGACGAACTGCGCCGGGCCGAGCGCGTGCTGTCGCGCCAGGAGCGGCTGCTGCGCACCATCCTCGACGCCACCCCGGACCTTGTCTGCCTGGTCGACGAGAACGCCCGCTACCTGGCCGTCAACCGGGCTTTCGCCAATTTCCTGGGCCTGACCAGCGAAGAAATCGTCGGCGCCAGCGACCGCGACGTCTTCCCCGAGGACGAGGGCCAGGCCATGCACGAGGAAAACAGCCGCGTGCTGGCCGCCGGCCGCCCCAGTGACCGCGAGGTGCGCTTGCGCCGGGGCGGCTCGCCGGTCTGGTTCCACGTCGTGCGCGTGCCCGTGGTCGACGCCTCGGGCCGGGTCATCGGGCTTTTGCGCACCGCCCGCGACGTCACCCAGCTCAAGCAGTTCCAGGAACAGCTCATCCAGTCCCAGAAGATGGAATCCCTGGGCAAACTGGCAGGCGGCGTGGCCCACGAAATAAACACCCCCCTGGGCGTCATCCTGGGCTACTCCCAGCTCCTGCAGGAAGACGTGCCCGGCGGCAGCCAGATCCAGGCCGATTTGCAAACCATCGAGAAGCAGGCCAAGGTCTGCCGCAAGATCGTGGCCGACTTGCTCGGGTTTTCGCGCCAGGCCGAAAGCGCCAAGATCGAAATGTGCTTCAACAATTCGCTCATGGAAGCCATTACGCTGGTGCGCCACGCCCTGTCCCTGGAAAAGGTCGTCATCGCCACCGACCTCGACGAACGCATGCCCATCATCTACGGCGACCCCGAAAAGCTCAAACAGGTCTGGATCAACCTGCTTTCCAACGCCAGCGACGCCCTGGAGGGCCGGGGCGGCACCTTGCTCGTGCGTTCGCGCCTTTTCGCCCACGAGCAAAAAGTCACGGCCTGGTTCGCCGACGACGGCCCGGGCATCAGTCCCGACAACCTCGGGCGCGTCTTCGACCCCTTTTTCACCACCAAGCCCGTGGGCCAGGGCACGGGCCTGGGGCTTTCCGTGTCTTTCGGCATCATCAAGGACCACGGCGGTTCCATCCGGGTCGAAACCCCGGCACCGGAAGGCTTTTTCGACGCCCTCGACGACCCGGGCCATGATCGACCCGGCACGGTCTTCGTCATCGACCTGCCCCTTGACCACGAGGAAACCATCGGCGGCGGGCATCCCGCCAACGCTACGGAGGCATAA
- a CDS encoding response regulator produces MAEIIVLDDVIDAGVVIKRILERKGHRVAVFTEEEEALAHVAKKHPDLAILDMKLKKLSGVEVLEEIRKRSPETRVIMLTGYPTLETARESVRLGACEYCVKPIDKDELERKVAEALAAG; encoded by the coding sequence ATGGCCGAAATCATCGTTCTCGACGACGTCATCGACGCCGGCGTCGTCATCAAACGCATCCTGGAGCGCAAGGGCCACCGGGTGGCCGTTTTTACCGAGGAAGAAGAAGCTCTGGCCCATGTGGCCAAGAAACATCCCGACCTGGCCATCCTCGACATGAAGCTCAAAAAACTCAGCGGCGTGGAAGTGCTGGAGGAAATCCGCAAGCGCTCCCCGGAAACCCGCGTCATCATGCTGACCGGCTACCCGACCCTGGAGACCGCCCGGGAGTCCGTGCGCCTGGGGGCTTGCGAATACTGCGTCAAGCCCATCGACAAGGATGAGCTGGAGCGCAAGGTGGCCGAGGCCCTGGCCGCCGGCTAG
- a CDS encoding PEP/pyruvate-binding domain-containing protein: protein MFSKELFRRWTYQVFAPGVLLREKYNAFRELLRYDDACLELIAALEDVHYGGAAVDWTRVVHLTRRLRTSVNELVERLARLSPARHLDLPEYARKVDFYVQMALDLPSGDMSPPFVLPLAELAGDVARAGGKAANLARAVAEARVPAPEGFVATTGAFRYLLEACELRPAIDRILRRVNLARPGEVAEAAAAARELILAARVPEEVAVPLAEAARRLGRGPGGQPMLLALRSSAVAEDGRASFAGQYESLLGVEPENAVAAYLRVLAGKYTAKAITYRVLTGYADEETPMAVLMLPMVPAAASGVLYTRDSADPEAPMAVYAVPGLGGALVEGAVSPERLALSHTPPHFLLDRQTLDAEVLSEEAAGRLAALALRLEKTFGAPQDVEWAIDQDGAPFILQTRPMAVEAKADGLPELSLGARPAGAPTPLLCNGMRASGGCAAGVVRLASAVLDIDDIAPGTVLITHTLPTVLARAVDRLAAVVAVSGSRAGHFASVAREFGLPVITGMADAFEALPEGLDVTVDADAGCVYPGRVPALLDRPPAPRAAAGSPVAERLARLIPLVAGLTLTDPSSPDFAPAKVRSLHDIVRFAHEKAVTEMFSLVGDSGRGLASARRLRSHLPLTMYVLDLGGGVFESAAGDKEIRPDQIKCAPMWALWSGLAADDAPWPAGPPITDDEAFDRTSAGIFFNDSKHLASYAVISDAYAHVMLRFGYHFTVVDALCGPDDSQNYVNFRFKGGGAGFDQRSLRLSCVRRVLAHFGFTVRAAGDLLDASLSRLPEHVAQKRLAMLGCLLAATRMLDIRLASEADADAWVAGFLERTDR from the coding sequence GTGTTTTCCAAGGAGCTTTTCCGCCGCTGGACCTATCAGGTCTTTGCCCCGGGCGTGCTGTTGCGCGAGAAGTACAACGCCTTCCGGGAACTTTTGCGTTACGACGACGCCTGCCTGGAACTCATCGCCGCCCTGGAGGACGTCCATTACGGCGGCGCGGCCGTGGACTGGACCCGGGTGGTCCATCTGACCCGGCGGCTGCGCACTTCCGTCAATGAGCTGGTGGAACGCCTGGCCCGCCTGTCTCCGGCCCGCCATCTCGATCTGCCCGAGTACGCCCGCAAGGTCGATTTCTACGTCCAGATGGCCCTGGACCTGCCGTCCGGCGACATGTCGCCGCCCTTTGTCCTGCCCCTGGCCGAGCTGGCCGGCGACGTGGCCCGGGCCGGCGGCAAGGCCGCCAACCTGGCCCGGGCCGTGGCCGAGGCCCGGGTTCCGGCCCCGGAGGGCTTCGTGGCCACCACCGGGGCCTTCCGCTACCTGCTTGAAGCCTGCGAACTGCGTCCGGCCATCGACCGCATCCTGCGCCGGGTGAACTTGGCCCGGCCGGGCGAGGTGGCCGAGGCCGCCGCTGCCGCCCGGGAACTCATTCTCGCCGCCCGGGTACCCGAAGAAGTGGCCGTGCCCCTGGCCGAGGCGGCCCGGCGGCTGGGGCGCGGCCCGGGCGGCCAGCCCATGCTCTTGGCCCTTCGCAGCTCGGCCGTGGCCGAGGACGGCCGGGCCTCGTTCGCCGGCCAGTACGAGAGCCTGCTTGGCGTGGAGCCGGAAAACGCCGTGGCCGCCTACCTGAGGGTCCTGGCCGGCAAGTACACGGCCAAGGCCATCACCTATCGGGTGCTCACCGGCTACGCCGACGAGGAAACACCCATGGCCGTGCTCATGCTGCCCATGGTGCCGGCCGCCGCCTCAGGCGTGCTCTACACCCGCGACAGCGCCGACCCCGAGGCTCCCATGGCCGTCTACGCCGTGCCGGGCCTCGGCGGGGCCCTGGTCGAAGGAGCGGTCAGCCCGGAACGCCTGGCCCTGTCCCACACGCCGCCCCATTTTCTCCTCGACCGCCAGACCCTGGACGCCGAGGTGCTGTCCGAAGAAGCGGCCGGCCGGCTGGCCGCCCTGGCCCTGCGCCTGGAAAAGACCTTTGGCGCGCCCCAGGACGTGGAATGGGCCATCGACCAGGACGGCGCGCCCTTTATTCTCCAAACCCGGCCCATGGCCGTGGAAGCCAAGGCCGACGGCCTGCCCGAGCTGTCCTTGGGCGCCCGGCCGGCCGGCGCGCCCACGCCGCTTTTGTGCAACGGGATGCGGGCCTCGGGCGGCTGCGCCGCCGGCGTGGTCCGCCTGGCTTCGGCCGTCCTGGACATCGACGACATCGCCCCAGGCACGGTGCTTATTACCCACACCCTGCCCACGGTTCTGGCCCGGGCCGTGGACCGGCTGGCCGCCGTGGTCGCCGTCTCGGGCAGCCGGGCCGGCCATTTCGCTTCGGTGGCCCGGGAGTTCGGCCTGCCGGTCATCACCGGCATGGCCGACGCCTTCGAAGCCCTGCCTGAGGGACTGGACGTCACCGTGGACGCCGACGCCGGCTGCGTCTATCCCGGCCGCGTGCCGGCCCTGCTCGACCGGCCGCCCGCGCCCCGGGCGGCGGCGGGTTCGCCCGTGGCCGAGCGCCTGGCCCGACTGATCCCGCTGGTGGCCGGACTGACGCTCACCGACCCTTCCTCGCCCGATTTCGCCCCGGCCAAAGTGCGCTCGCTGCACGACATCGTGCGCTTTGCCCACGAAAAGGCCGTCACCGAGATGTTCTCCCTGGTCGGCGATTCCGGCCGGGGGCTGGCCTCGGCCAGACGGCTGCGCAGCCACCTGCCCCTGACCATGTACGTCCTGGACCTCGGCGGCGGCGTGTTCGAGTCGGCGGCCGGGGACAAGGAAATCCGCCCCGACCAGATCAAGTGCGCCCCCATGTGGGCCCTGTGGTCGGGGCTGGCCGCCGACGACGCCCCCTGGCCAGCCGGGCCGCCCATCACCGACGACGAAGCTTTCGACCGCACCAGCGCCGGCATCTTTTTCAACGACTCCAAGCATCTGGCCAGCTATGCCGTCATCTCCGACGCCTACGCCCACGTCATGCTGCGCTTTGGCTACCATTTCACCGTGGTGGACGCCCTGTGCGGCCCGGACGACAGCCAGAACTACGTCAATTTCCGCTTCAAGGGCGGCGGCGCGGGCTTTGACCAGCGCTCCCTGCGCCTGTCCTGCGTGCGCCGGGTTCTGGCCCACTTCGGCTTCACCGTGCGGGCCGCCGGCGACCTGCTGGACGCCTCGCTGTCGCGCCTGCCCGAACACGTGGCCCAAAAACGGCTGGCCATGCTCGGCTGCCTGCTGGCCGCCACCCGGATGCTCGACATCCGGCTGGCCTCCGAGGCCGACGCCGACGCCTGGGTGGCCGGCTTTCTCGAACGAACGGACCGGTAG
- a CDS encoding protein-tyrosine phosphatase family protein: MADVPAYPLTWVTDHLAVGGAPMSYAQLDSLRAQGVTAILNLCAEFCDLHEIEAAAGFEVHYLPIPDEHAPDLPALEDALGWLDEAVYLGKKVLIHCRHGIGRTGTVLNAYLLRRGLGHMGAARVLRPLRAKPANFNQWWTIRRYGKAAGKLTVREPRLEAGKPVDLGPFLADYAGLAAMAQEAAGDIPACGRDHDACCRRPLWLSLIEAVALARAIDVGLTSQVRQSVIEDAAGAAREMDELTQRYGDSHELCVSGWSRRCPLSRDGACLVFDSRPVACRLFGAPAAAQAALWDKTLEPALGELSRQVFVALAGTAVGEALPHFALPDVASGRYVSAVFNYLLALSRR; the protein is encoded by the coding sequence ATGGCCGATGTTCCCGCCTATCCCCTGACCTGGGTCACCGACCATCTGGCCGTGGGCGGCGCGCCCATGTCCTACGCCCAGCTGGATTCCCTGCGCGCCCAGGGCGTGACCGCCATCCTCAACCTGTGCGCGGAATTCTGCGACCTCCACGAAATCGAGGCCGCCGCCGGCTTCGAGGTGCACTACCTGCCCATTCCCGACGAACACGCCCCGGACCTTCCCGCCCTGGAAGACGCCCTGGGCTGGCTCGACGAAGCCGTTTACCTGGGCAAGAAAGTGCTCATCCACTGCCGCCACGGCATCGGCCGCACCGGCACGGTCTTAAACGCCTACCTGCTGCGCCGGGGCCTGGGCCACATGGGCGCGGCCCGGGTACTGCGGCCGCTGCGGGCCAAGCCGGCCAATTTCAACCAATGGTGGACCATTCGCCGCTACGGCAAGGCGGCCGGCAAGCTCACCGTGCGCGAACCACGCCTGGAAGCCGGCAAACCCGTGGACCTGGGGCCGTTTCTGGCCGACTACGCCGGGCTGGCCGCCATGGCCCAGGAGGCGGCCGGGGACATCCCGGCCTGTGGCCGCGACCACGACGCCTGCTGCCGCCGGCCCCTGTGGCTGTCGCTGATTGAAGCCGTGGCCCTGGCCCGGGCTATCGACGTGGGCCTGACGAGCCAAGTGCGCCAATCCGTCATCGAGGACGCAGCCGGCGCGGCCCGGGAAATGGACGAGCTGACCCAGCGCTACGGCGACTCCCATGAGCTGTGCGTGTCGGGCTGGTCGCGGCGCTGTCCGCTGTCCCGCGACGGGGCCTGCCTGGTGTTCGATTCCCGGCCGGTGGCCTGCCGGCTGTTCGGCGCGCCGGCCGCGGCCCAGGCCGCGCTGTGGGACAAGACCTTGGAGCCGGCCCTGGGCGAACTGTCGCGCCAGGTGTTCGTGGCCCTGGCCGGCACGGCCGTGGGCGAGGCCCTGCCCCATTTCGCCCTGCCCGACGTGGCCTCGGGCCGCTACGTCTCGGCGGTCTTCAACTATCTGCTGGCCCTTTCCCGGCGTTGA
- a CDS encoding DsrE family protein, giving the protein MQILIVLSSPEPEIKWNAVRFGNFLLNEGEDVTIFLNGPAVDLTAGDSPTFPIAEQAKLFGLSEGVLAAUGKCLGLHGVEAKAPVTLSNMPFLYAAMKAADRILNF; this is encoded by the coding sequence ATGCAAATACTTATCGTGCTCTCCAGCCCCGAGCCCGAGATCAAATGGAACGCCGTGCGTTTCGGCAACTTCCTGCTCAACGAAGGCGAGGACGTCACCATCTTCTTAAATGGCCCGGCCGTGGACCTGACCGCCGGCGACAGCCCGACCTTCCCCATCGCCGAGCAGGCCAAGCTTTTTGGCTTAAGCGAAGGCGTGCTCGCCGCCTGAGGCAAGTGCCTGGGCCTCCACGGCGTGGAGGCGAAAGCGCCGGTGACCCTGTCCAATATGCCCTTCCTCTACGCGGCCATGAAGGCCGCCGACCGCATCCTCAATTTCTAG
- a CDS encoding MltA domain-containing protein — protein sequence MARMMRHNTPPARLSTLALCLAALLCLTACAGVEDVPPAAPARPGPAQAAPGTAPAGAPPQMRAPVAPAPTTPWNTRVSPASQQIPSFASLAPAVDRSIAFVARKPAGNVAIDQPGVRLTWGQLHQGLTTFRRILPELDRDPSVLSKYFTWVPLSTDTLLTGYYEPTIEVSRTKHGPYVWGIYRNPGGAGKHHSRDAIDYAGALSGKGLELGFAKDPIAVFFLHVQGSGKLSYIEDGSTVYALYDGKNAHRYVGVGRVMVERGCFPEEEMSMQRIRRYLEENPTQVREYLTKNPSYIFFKASQTTPVGAMGVPVTPHASVAVDPGFMPYGSLLAVDGDLPGYPPGTGPGVERFTGFVMAQDTGCMRGNHFDLYLGPGEKAAHQAGLMKGTAKAYVLVPK from the coding sequence ATGGCAAGGATGATGCGCCACAACACGCCCCCCGCCCGCCTGTCGACCCTGGCCCTGTGTCTTGCCGCCCTGCTTTGCCTGACCGCCTGCGCCGGCGTGGAGGACGTGCCGCCAGCCGCGCCGGCCAGACCCGGACCGGCCCAGGCCGCGCCAGGGACAGCCCCGGCCGGCGCGCCGCCCCAGATGCGCGCCCCGGTCGCGCCGGCTCCGACCACGCCCTGGAACACCCGCGTCAGCCCGGCCAGCCAGCAAATCCCAAGCTTCGCCTCCCTGGCCCCGGCCGTGGACCGCTCCATCGCCTTTGTCGCCCGCAAGCCGGCCGGAAACGTCGCCATCGACCAGCCCGGCGTGCGCCTGACCTGGGGCCAGCTCCACCAGGGACTGACCACTTTCCGCCGCATCCTGCCCGAACTGGACCGTGATCCGTCGGTGCTGTCCAAATACTTCACCTGGGTTCCGCTCTCCACCGATACCCTGCTCACCGGCTACTACGAACCCACCATCGAGGTTTCGCGCACCAAGCACGGCCCCTACGTCTGGGGCATCTACCGCAACCCCGGAGGGGCCGGCAAACACCACAGCCGCGACGCCATCGACTACGCCGGCGCGCTTTCCGGCAAAGGCCTGGAGCTGGGCTTTGCCAAGGACCCCATCGCTGTCTTTTTCCTGCATGTCCAAGGCTCGGGCAAGCTGAGCTACATCGAGGACGGCTCCACGGTCTACGCCCTCTACGACGGCAAAAACGCCCACCGCTACGTGGGCGTGGGCCGCGTCATGGTGGAACGGGGCTGCTTCCCCGAGGAAGAGATGAGCATGCAGCGCATCCGTCGCTACCTGGAAGAAAACCCGACCCAGGTGCGCGAATATCTGACTAAAAATCCGAGTTATATCTTTTTCAAGGCCTCCCAGACCACACCGGTGGGGGCCATGGGCGTGCCCGTCACCCCCCACGCCAGCGTGGCCGTGGACCCGGGATTCATGCCCTACGGCTCGCTTCTGGCTGTTGACGGCGACCTGCCCGGCTACCCGCCCGGCACGGGGCCCGGCGTCGAACGCTTCACCGGCTTCGTCATGGCCCAGGACACCGGCTGCATGCGGGGCAACCACTTCGACCTCTACCTCGGCCCGGGCGAAAAAGCCGCCCACCAGGCCGGCCTCATGAAGGGCACGGCCAAGGCTTACGTGTTGGTGCCGAAGTAG